The DNA region GGAGGACGCAGTAGTACAGGACCGAGAGCGGGGGATGTACGCCGATCCCGAGAAGGTCCACGCTATCGACTTCGAGGGCGAGTTCTTCTCCGTTCCGGGGCCACATAGCTGCGAACCGTCGCCGCAGCGGACGCCCGTCCTCTATCAGGCCGGGTCGTCGGACCGCGGCCGCGACTTCGCCGCCGACAACGCCGAGGCGGTGTTCGTCAGCCAGCCCACCGAGGCTGGAACTCGAAGCTACATCGAGGACATGCGCGAGCGCGCCGCCGACCGCGGCCGCGACCCCGACTCCCTCCTATTTTTCCCCGGCATCGTCCCCATCGTCGGCGAAACGGAGCGTTTGGCCCGCGAGAAACACGAGAGCTTCCGCGAGCACGTCAGCACCGAAGGAACGCTCACGATGCTCTCGGGCTTTTTGGATATGGACCTCTCGAAGTTGGACCCCGAGGGGAAGGTCGAACACATCGAGACCGATGCGATTCAGGGCGCGATGAACGCCTTTACCAAAAATGACCCCGACCGCGAGTGGACCGTCCGCGAGGTCGCCGAGTTCTCCGGACTCGGCTCTACTTCCCCCGTTGTCGTCGGCACGCCCGAACAGATCGCCGACGAACTCCAGTACTGGTTCGAGGATGTCGGCGTCCACGGCTTCAATATTAAAGAGATTTCGCGGCCGGGCACGCTGAACGACTTCGTGGACCTCGTCGTGCCCGTGCTCCGCGAACGCGGGTTGCTTCGGGTGGCGTACGAGGGCGAGACGCTACGCGAGAACGTGTTGGGCGCAGGGCAGAACCGACTTCGCGACGACCACCCGGCGAAGCAGTAGCGGTGGATGGCGACTGTGAGCGACGAACCGCGGGGCCGACCCGAAGAAACCCGCCCTTCCGCGCCGGTTGCGATGGCATTTTGTCGTCCGCGTGACCCGTAGGGTGTAGTGACCGACGCGAACACGTCATTTCAAGCCCTCGCAGACAGGGTCGAACGCCCGATACAACGTGTGTTCGCCGAGTACGGAGTGCCGGAACTCCGGTGGCTGACGCTCGGCGTGCTGACGAGTTTCCTCTCCCGCGCGGCGAACCTCGTCCCGCCCCTCCTGCTCGGCGTCACGCTGAACGCCGTCGAGAGCGGTCCCACCGCGTACAGCCCCCCGCTCGTCCCAGACGCGTGGCTCCCAGAAACGGTCCCCGACCAACTGTCGCTCTCTATCGCGCTCATCGCCGCCTCGTTTCTCGTCGCGGCGGTGGCGTCGTGGGGCCGAACGGTGACGCTAAACCTGTTCGCACACCGCATCGAGCACTTTCTCCGGGTCGACACGTACGAGCGAATGCAGGCGCTCGACATGGCCTTCTTCGACGACAAGCAGACGGGCGAGATAATGTCCGTACTGAACAACGACGTGAACAACCTCGAAGTGTTCTTCGACAACGCCCTGGAGAGCACCATCCGCCTCGTCGTGATGGTACTCGGCATCGCGGGCGTCCTGTTCTACCTCAACCGGCAACTCGCCGTCGTCACGCTCGTCTTCGTTCCCGTCCTCGCGGGCTTCACCTACTGGTTCATGACGCGCGTCGAACCGGTCTACGCGGCTGTGCGGTCGAGCGTCGGCGGCCTCAACACCAGATTGGAGAACAACCTCTCGGGCATCGACCTCATCAAGACCACGGCGACCGAGGGATACGAGGGCGGACGCGTCCGCGACGCCTCCAAGGAGTACTTCGACCAGACGATGACCGTCATCAAACTCTCGGGCATCTACCAGCCGGGGATGCAGTTCATCGGCGGCATGACGTTTCTGGCGACGTTCGCCGTCGGCGGCTACTGGCTGGTCGTCGGTCCGCCGCCGTACGCCAGCGGCACGCTTCAAATCGGGACGTTCGTCACGTTCGTCACGCTCGCCCAACAGCTGGTCGCACCGGTCAGCGAGTCGGGCCGCATCGTCGAGTGGTACGAGAACGCGCTCGCGTCCACGCGGCGCATCTACGCGCTCCGCGACATGCCCACGAGCATCGACGACCCCGTCGACCCCGTTTCGCTCGGCTGCGTGGAGGGACGCGTCGAGTACGACTCGGTCTCTTTCTCGTACGACGTGAGCGAACAGGTGCTCGACGACGTGAACTTCGCCGTCGAACCGGGCGAGACGCTGGCGCTCGTCGGTCCCACGGGCGCGGGCAAGTCGACGATTCTGAAATTGCTCCCGCGACTCTATGACGTGAACGACGGGTTGGTCCGCGTCGACGGCGTCGACGTGCGCGACACGTCGCTCTCGGAGCTACGCGGCGCAATCGGCTACGTCGGTCAGGAGACGTTCCTCTTCGACGGGACCGTCGCCGAGAATCTCCGATACGGGGCGTTCGACGCGACGGACGAGGAGATGGTCGCCGCCGCGAAAGTCGCCGAGGCCCACGAGTTCATCGAGGACCTGCCGGAGGGGTACGACACGCGAATCGGCGAGCGTGGCGTCAAACTCTCGGGCGGCCAGCGTCAGCGCCTCTCCATCGCGCGGACGGCGCT from Haloprofundus halobius includes:
- a CDS encoding LLM class flavin-dependent oxidoreductase codes for the protein MTERMHLNLFTMNSVEHVSPGRWTYPGDQSHRYTDRDYWTEVARTAERGGFDAVFFADVRGIYDVYGGDRDSAIRNAIQTPANDPQALVPAMAEVTDHLGFAVTRSTTYTHPYQLARELSTLDHLTDGRVAFNIVTSYLESAAENLGLEERMDRETRYDRADEFMQVCYALWEESWEEDAVVQDRERGMYADPEKVHAIDFEGEFFSVPGPHSCEPSPQRTPVLYQAGSSDRGRDFAADNAEAVFVSQPTEAGTRSYIEDMRERAADRGRDPDSLLFFPGIVPIVGETERLAREKHESFREHVSTEGTLTMLSGFLDMDLSKLDPEGKVEHIETDAIQGAMNAFTKNDPDREWTVREVAEFSGLGSTSPVVVGTPEQIADELQYWFEDVGVHGFNIKEISRPGTLNDFVDLVVPVLRERGLLRVAYEGETLRENVLGAGQNRLRDDHPAKQ
- a CDS encoding ABC transporter ATP-binding protein — encoded protein: MTDANTSFQALADRVERPIQRVFAEYGVPELRWLTLGVLTSFLSRAANLVPPLLLGVTLNAVESGPTAYSPPLVPDAWLPETVPDQLSLSIALIAASFLVAAVASWGRTVTLNLFAHRIEHFLRVDTYERMQALDMAFFDDKQTGEIMSVLNNDVNNLEVFFDNALESTIRLVVMVLGIAGVLFYLNRQLAVVTLVFVPVLAGFTYWFMTRVEPVYAAVRSSVGGLNTRLENNLSGIDLIKTTATEGYEGGRVRDASKEYFDQTMTVIKLSGIYQPGMQFIGGMTFLATFAVGGYWLVVGPPPYASGTLQIGTFVTFVTLAQQLVAPVSESGRIVEWYENALASTRRIYALRDMPTSIDDPVDPVSLGCVEGRVEYDSVSFSYDVSEQVLDDVNFAVEPGETLALVGPTGAGKSTILKLLPRLYDVNDGLVRVDGVDVRDTSLSELRGAIGYVGQETFLFDGTVAENLRYGAFDATDEEMVAAAKVAEAHEFIEDLPEGYDTRIGERGVKLSGGQRQRLSIARTALADAPILILDEATSAVDTETERRIQRGLERLTEDRTTLVIAHRLSTVTNADQILVLDDGRIVERGSHRELHGTDSEYASLWAAQAAAGDSHRDR